One Paenisporosarcina sp. FSL H8-0542 genomic region harbors:
- the hutI gene encoding imidazolonepropionase, producing the protein MIPVWIKNAAQLVTVAGENGPRVREGMSDLGLIADGSVWMENGKVVAVGTTSELEALYGTRAHEADIIDATGRLVTPGLVDPHTHIAYGGSREREFEMRLEGATYMEIMNAGGGIHATTRMTRDASEDELVEQTTRRLDSFLEHGVTTVEGKSGYGLDLETELKQLRVMKRLNESHPIDLVPTFMGAHAVPQEYKGQEDEYIDLLVNDMLPKVAEEKLAVFNDVFCEVGVFTPEQSERILEAGKKLGLIPKIHADEIESYGGAELAAKVGAISAEHLLKASDEGVRLMAEAGVIACLLPATALYLREEAAKGRAMIDAGVAVAISTDCNPGSSPTTSMPLVMNLACISMRLTPAEALVAATMNAACAIGMQEKVGSLEAGKQADVVMWNVSNYQELQYLFGVNHVGSVWKKGVQVVG; encoded by the coding sequence ATGATTCCGGTTTGGATAAAAAATGCAGCACAACTTGTAACGGTAGCCGGTGAAAACGGCCCCCGAGTTCGGGAAGGAATGTCTGACCTCGGGTTGATCGCAGATGGCAGTGTGTGGATGGAAAATGGAAAAGTAGTGGCGGTGGGCACGACGTCTGAGCTTGAAGCTTTATATGGCACACGTGCCCATGAAGCGGATATTATCGATGCAACAGGGCGTTTGGTGACACCGGGTCTGGTCGATCCGCATACGCACATAGCATATGGAGGAAGCCGCGAACGTGAATTCGAAATGCGTCTCGAAGGTGCAACGTACATGGAAATCATGAATGCTGGTGGCGGTATTCATGCGACAACACGTATGACACGAGATGCGTCAGAAGACGAACTGGTGGAACAAACAACGCGCCGCCTAGACTCGTTCCTTGAGCATGGCGTGACAACCGTGGAAGGCAAAAGTGGCTATGGACTAGATTTGGAAACAGAATTGAAACAACTGAGAGTGATGAAACGATTGAATGAAAGTCATCCGATTGACTTGGTTCCAACGTTTATGGGCGCTCATGCAGTCCCTCAGGAATATAAAGGACAAGAAGACGAGTACATCGATCTTTTGGTAAATGACATGTTGCCGAAAGTTGCGGAAGAAAAATTAGCTGTTTTTAACGATGTTTTTTGTGAAGTCGGAGTATTCACACCAGAACAGTCCGAACGAATTTTAGAAGCAGGCAAAAAACTCGGCTTGATTCCCAAAATTCATGCTGATGAAATTGAGTCTTACGGTGGCGCGGAACTGGCTGCCAAAGTTGGTGCAATTTCAGCGGAACATCTATTGAAAGCATCTGATGAAGGTGTGCGTTTAATGGCTGAAGCAGGCGTCATTGCCTGTCTTTTGCCAGCGACCGCTCTGTATTTACGTGAAGAAGCAGCAAAAGGCCGTGCGATGATTGATGCAGGTGTAGCCGTAGCCATCTCAACAGACTGCAATCCTGGTTCGTCACCAACGACTTCGATGCCCTTGGTCATGAATTTGGCCTGCATCTCTATGCGTCTAACTCCTGCAGAAGCATTGGTTGCCGCAACGATGAACGCTGCGTGTGCCATTGGCATGCAAGAGAAAGTCGGTTCATTGGAAGCGGGCAAACAAGCGGATGTCGTAATGTGGAATGTATCCAATTACCAGGAGCTACAATATCTTTTCGGCGTGAATCACGTTGGTTCGGTGTGGAAAAAAGGCGTGCAGGTGGTGGGTTAA
- a CDS encoding UvrB/UvrC motif-containing protein — protein MICENCKHRPAKVTVTQIQNGEQVQRHYCEVCAKNFHPFHLDFQQDPLSLHQLLSNWFGVPESKQVQQKPQPEAKTCSSCGWTFRQFLNQGKFGCAHCYESFHEQLPDVFKKLHNGNVKHVGKAPGTFGQTLQLKKQIEAIRTSMRTAIEIENFEEAARLRDEARSLEEQLHSGGENRDVH, from the coding sequence ATGATTTGTGAGAATTGTAAACATCGTCCGGCAAAAGTTACCGTGACGCAAATACAAAATGGAGAACAGGTGCAACGACATTATTGTGAGGTCTGCGCAAAAAATTTCCATCCGTTTCATTTGGATTTTCAGCAGGATCCACTTTCGCTACATCAGTTATTGTCCAATTGGTTTGGCGTCCCGGAAAGCAAACAAGTGCAACAAAAACCTCAACCAGAAGCTAAGACATGCAGTTCATGTGGATGGACATTCCGACAGTTTTTAAACCAAGGGAAGTTTGGGTGTGCACATTGTTATGAAAGTTTTCACGAACAATTACCGGATGTCTTCAAAAAATTGCACAACGGCAATGTGAAACATGTGGGAAAAGCGCCAGGTACATTTGGCCAAACACTGCAATTAAAAAAACAAATTGAAGCAATTCGCACGTCCATGCGCACGGCGATTGAGATTGAAAATTTTGAAGAGGCGGCACGACTTCGGGATGAAGCTCGCTCGTTAGAGGAACAGCTGCACAGCGGAGGTGAAAACCGAGATGTCCATTGA
- the hutU gene encoding urocanate hydratase: MKANTIERVIQYRGTELNTKGWQQEAALRMLNNNLHPDVAEHPEDLVVYGGIGKAARNWESYDAIVRSLKELENDETLLVQSGKPVAIFKTHTNAPRVLIANSNIVPAYANWETFHELDKKGLMMYGQMTAGSWIYIGSQGIVQGTYETFAELAKQHFGESLKGTITLTAGLGGMGGAQPLAVTMAGGVCIGIEVDETRIDRRIETRYTDVKTDSLDEAIRLAEEAKAEGKALSIGLLGNAADVLPEMIARGFIPDVLTDQTSAHDPLNGYIPSKMSLEEAAKLRSENPTEYVKLSKASMAKHVSSMVEMMDKGAITFDYGNNIRQVAKDEGVERAFDFPGFVPAYIRPQFCEGKGPFRWVALSGDPEDIRKTDEVILREFSYNKHLCNWIKMAQEKIQFQGLPSRICWLGYGERARFGKIINDMVASGELSAPIVIGRDHLDSGSVASPNRETEAMKDGSDVVADWPILNAMVNAVGGATWVSVHHGGGVGMGYSIHAGMVILADGTKEAEVRLERVLTTDPGMGIVRHVDAGYDLAIETAREKGVNIPMLKGSEA; encoded by the coding sequence ATGAAAGCGAATACAATTGAACGAGTTATCCAATATAGAGGAACAGAATTGAACACGAAAGGATGGCAACAAGAAGCCGCACTTCGTATGTTAAACAACAATTTACACCCAGATGTGGCAGAGCATCCTGAAGATTTAGTGGTATACGGAGGAATCGGTAAAGCTGCGCGTAACTGGGAAAGCTACGACGCTATTGTGCGCTCATTAAAAGAGTTGGAGAACGATGAAACCTTGCTGGTTCAATCCGGAAAACCGGTAGCGATTTTCAAAACTCATACAAATGCACCACGTGTGTTGATTGCCAATTCGAATATTGTGCCAGCGTACGCAAATTGGGAAACGTTCCATGAGCTAGATAAAAAAGGCTTGATGATGTACGGCCAAATGACAGCAGGTAGCTGGATTTATATCGGATCACAAGGGATTGTCCAAGGAACATATGAAACATTTGCTGAACTTGCAAAACAACACTTCGGAGAATCGTTGAAAGGTACCATTACATTGACAGCTGGTCTTGGTGGAATGGGCGGTGCTCAACCATTAGCAGTAACAATGGCTGGCGGAGTTTGTATCGGTATTGAAGTAGACGAGACGCGTATCGATCGACGTATTGAAACGCGCTATACTGACGTAAAAACAGATTCGTTGGACGAAGCAATCCGTTTAGCGGAAGAGGCAAAAGCGGAAGGTAAAGCGTTATCGATTGGGTTGCTTGGCAATGCCGCAGACGTCTTACCGGAAATGATCGCACGGGGCTTTATTCCGGATGTGTTAACGGATCAAACTTCTGCACATGATCCATTGAACGGCTATATCCCATCAAAAATGTCATTGGAAGAAGCAGCGAAGCTCCGTTCAGAAAACCCGACGGAGTACGTCAAGCTTTCTAAAGCATCGATGGCGAAGCATGTTTCTTCAATGGTAGAGATGATGGACAAAGGCGCCATTACATTTGATTACGGCAACAACATCCGTCAAGTGGCAAAAGATGAAGGGGTTGAACGTGCGTTTGACTTCCCAGGATTCGTTCCAGCTTACATTCGACCACAGTTCTGTGAAGGTAAAGGGCCATTCCGTTGGGTAGCACTTTCTGGTGACCCGGAAGATATTCGCAAAACAGACGAAGTGATTTTACGCGAATTTAGCTACAACAAGCATTTATGTAACTGGATTAAAATGGCTCAGGAGAAAATTCAGTTCCAAGGCCTTCCTTCACGCATTTGTTGGTTGGGTTATGGCGAACGTGCACGTTTCGGGAAAATCATTAACGATATGGTAGCAAGCGGCGAATTGAGTGCGCCAATCGTTATCGGACGTGACCATTTGGACTCAGGATCAGTAGCTTCACCGAATCGTGAAACCGAAGCAATGAAAGACGGCTCGGACGTTGTTGCGGATTGGCCGATTTTGAACGCGATGGTCAATGCAGTGGGCGGCGCGACATGGGTATCCGTTCACCATGGCGGCGGTGTAGGCATGGGCTATTCCATTCATGCCGGAATGGTCATTTTAGCGGACGGTACAAAAGAAGCAGAAGTTCGTCTGGAACGTGTATTAACAACTGATCCAGGAATGGGTATCGTCCGTCACGTCGATGCAGGCTATGATTTGGCGATTGAGACTGCGCGTGAAAAAGGCGTCAACATTCCGATGCTAAAGGGGTCTGAAGCATGA
- a CDS encoding agmatinase family protein, which translates to MKHLQPPEWSWRDTSGDFVHQWVKPLAEQSPDMVIYGAPISRSSISVSGASLYPMEFRKLWKGFSSYNLDEDLDLSSYIVRDAGDVVMHTTDILMSHERIEDTTYELVRTFEQSTTCLIGGDHSVTACAVRGLKKAYPDERIGILQLDTHLDVRDPADLGPANGTPIRQLIDGGTVYGEDVVNIGLHGYFNAAPLVAYAKEHGIRMITLRKARELGVAQCVEEQLKELAQRVDRVYVTVDMDVLDIAVAPGVPASTPGGMTAEELFQSLVRIGQQDAVRHIDFVCLDPTRDVPTSATVKTGVYAWLEFITGRVLSQRGI; encoded by the coding sequence ATGAAACATTTACAACCGCCTGAATGGTCGTGGCGCGATACTTCCGGAGATTTCGTACATCAGTGGGTAAAACCTCTTGCTGAACAGTCTCCGGACATGGTGATTTATGGCGCGCCCATTTCCCGTTCTTCAATCAGTGTTTCCGGCGCTTCCTTATATCCAATGGAATTCCGCAAATTGTGGAAAGGGTTCTCCTCGTATAACTTAGATGAAGACTTGGATTTGTCTAGCTACATCGTTCGTGATGCGGGAGATGTCGTTATGCATACGACCGATATTTTAATGTCACATGAACGCATTGAAGACACTACATATGAATTAGTCCGCACATTTGAACAATCAACTACATGTTTAATTGGTGGCGATCATTCTGTAACTGCATGTGCGGTAAGAGGTCTTAAGAAGGCCTACCCAGACGAGCGGATTGGCATTTTACAACTAGATACACATCTAGATGTGCGCGACCCGGCCGATTTGGGACCTGCAAATGGTACACCCATTCGTCAACTGATTGATGGGGGCACTGTCTACGGGGAAGATGTCGTCAATATTGGTCTTCACGGGTACTTCAACGCAGCACCATTGGTGGCTTATGCGAAGGAACACGGTATTCGAATGATTACTTTACGTAAAGCACGTGAGCTAGGGGTGGCTCAGTGCGTCGAAGAACAATTAAAGGAATTAGCACAACGAGTGGACCGTGTTTATGTAACTGTCGATATGGATGTGTTGGACATTGCAGTCGCACCGGGTGTTCCCGCTTCTACACCAGGAGGCATGACGGCGGAAGAGCTATTCCAAAGTTTAGTGCGGATCGGCCAACAGGATGCGGTTCGACATATCGATTTTGTCTGTCTGGATCCAACACGAGATGTACCGACAAGTGCCACGGTCAAAACAGGAGTGTATGCATGGTTGGAATTTATCACGGGGAGAGTTCTATCACAAAGGGGGATTTAA
- a CDS encoding YjiH family protein yields MQQVGERSKIRSSTGMWKFFVYSFIGAFMFFVPVTIGEKNSIMLDHIVSWIQANATGVLPYYSLVLILAGALYPFYSGTWKKSTVNMVFSFFKIIGLVVGIMIVFGFGPAWLFAPDMGPFLFDKLVISVGLLVPIGAVFLALLVGYGLLEFIGVLMQPIMRPIWRTPGRSAIDAVASFVGSYSLGLLITNRVYKEGKYTAREAAIIATGFSTVSATFMVIVAKTLGLMDMWNLYFWVTLIVTFIVTAITTRIWPLNRIKDDYYEGSVPQPEVKPEGSRLTAAWNEAQETVKQSPSLLANIWENLRDGLLMAMAILPSILSIGLLGLVLAEFTPIFDWIGYIFYPFTYILQLPEPMLVAKASALGIAEMFLPALLVVKSGMIVKFVIAVVSISSIIFFSAVVPCIVATEIPISIPKLIVIWVQRVILTLIIVTPIAFMLF; encoded by the coding sequence ATGCAACAAGTGGGAGAACGTTCAAAAATACGTTCAAGTACGGGAATGTGGAAGTTTTTTGTATACAGTTTTATTGGTGCGTTCATGTTTTTCGTGCCGGTCACAATTGGTGAAAAAAATTCAATCATGCTTGACCACATCGTGTCATGGATTCAAGCAAATGCAACTGGGGTTTTACCATATTACTCATTAGTACTTATTCTAGCTGGTGCATTATACCCGTTTTACTCGGGGACTTGGAAAAAATCGACCGTCAACATGGTGTTTTCATTCTTTAAAATCATAGGTTTAGTCGTTGGGATTATGATTGTTTTTGGATTTGGTCCGGCGTGGTTATTTGCTCCTGATATGGGACCATTCTTGTTCGATAAATTAGTGATTTCCGTAGGTTTATTAGTCCCAATCGGGGCGGTATTTTTAGCATTATTAGTAGGTTATGGATTACTTGAATTTATTGGGGTTCTCATGCAACCGATTATGCGGCCAATTTGGCGAACACCAGGTCGATCTGCAATTGACGCAGTAGCTTCTTTCGTTGGTTCATATTCATTGGGCTTGCTAATAACGAATCGTGTTTATAAAGAAGGGAAATACACAGCACGAGAAGCAGCAATTATTGCAACGGGCTTCTCGACTGTATCTGCTACGTTCATGGTTATCGTTGCGAAAACACTTGGCTTAATGGATATGTGGAATTTGTACTTTTGGGTAACACTAATCGTCACGTTCATCGTGACGGCAATTACAACTCGCATCTGGCCGCTGAATCGTATTAAAGATGATTATTATGAAGGCAGTGTGCCACAACCAGAGGTGAAACCTGAAGGAAGTCGCTTGACAGCCGCTTGGAATGAAGCGCAGGAAACCGTTAAACAATCACCTAGTTTACTTGCGAACATATGGGAGAACTTGCGAGACGGTTTATTAATGGCTATGGCGATTTTACCATCAATTTTATCAATTGGATTACTTGGTTTAGTGTTAGCGGAATTCACGCCGATATTTGACTGGATTGGTTACATCTTCTATCCGTTCACCTACATTTTGCAGCTTCCTGAACCGATGCTAGTCGCAAAAGCAAGTGCACTTGGAATAGCTGAAATGTTCCTACCTGCATTGCTGGTTGTGAAATCGGGGATGATTGTAAAATTCGTAATTGCGGTTGTATCTATATCGTCCATCATTTTCTTCTCTGCAGTTGTTCCTTGCATCGTGGCAACAGAAATTCCGATTTCAATACCGAAATTAATCGTTATCTGGGTTCAACGTGTCATTCTGACTTTAATCATTGTTACGCCGATTGCTTTCATGCTGTTTTAA
- a CDS encoding CtsR family transcriptional regulator produces MRNISDIIEGYLKKVIELDEKGHVEIKRSEIAEQFQCVPSQINYVINTRFTADRGYLVESKRGGGGYIRIVRVRAHTKADLIETILASLERGASQTMTEDIIFRLIDENVVTKREAKMMLAALDRTTLNTPLPHRDELRSRILQAMLMTFKYEQLK; encoded by the coding sequence ATGCGGAATATATCAGATATTATTGAAGGGTATTTAAAGAAAGTTATCGAATTAGATGAAAAAGGGCATGTTGAGATAAAGCGCAGTGAGATTGCGGAGCAGTTTCAATGTGTGCCTTCACAAATTAATTATGTGATTAATACGCGCTTCACCGCTGACCGTGGTTACCTCGTTGAAAGTAAGCGGGGGGGCGGGGGGTATATTCGAATAGTTCGGGTACGCGCTCATACGAAGGCTGATTTAATTGAAACCATTCTGGCAAGTTTAGAGCGTGGAGCTTCTCAAACGATGACGGAAGATATTATCTTTCGTTTAATCGATGAGAATGTAGTGACGAAGCGTGAGGCGAAAATGATGCTCGCGGCACTCGATCGTACAACCCTCAATACCCCATTGCCGCATCGAGATGAATTGCGTTCACGCATATTGCAAGCGATGCTTATGACATTCAAGTATGAACAGTTAAAGTGA
- a CDS encoding protein arginine kinase, protein MSIERFLNNSVTSWMAGEGEHADIVMSTRIRLARNLTGYRFPLSFTENEALQVDQAISSVLLDAEAELESTFSYIDIKELSALNRQVLVEKHLISPKLAHSEIAGSVLLSDDEAVSVMVNEEDHIRIQCIFPGMQLNEAWRQANHIDDVLEKELPYAFDEQFGYLTSCPTNTGTGLRASVMMHLPALTMTKQMDRIVTAITRLGMVVRGIYGEGSEALGNVYQVSNQTTLGKSEEDILTDLQSITEQIIQKEREARAALLHTRPNVLEDRLYRSLGVLTYARLLTTEEAGRCLSDVRLGIDLGLIKGVDVSILNECMVFMQPGFLQKYADTSLQPEERDVFRAKLFRERLQVDNNLDNEGEEPHDV, encoded by the coding sequence ATGTCCATTGAACGTTTTCTGAATAATTCCGTTACAAGTTGGATGGCCGGCGAGGGAGAGCATGCAGATATCGTGATGAGCACGAGAATCCGGCTCGCCCGAAATTTAACAGGTTACCGATTTCCACTTTCTTTTACGGAAAATGAAGCGCTGCAAGTAGATCAAGCGATTTCCTCAGTTTTACTTGATGCAGAAGCGGAACTTGAGTCGACCTTTTCGTATATAGATATAAAAGAGCTATCTGCGCTCAATCGGCAAGTGCTGGTTGAAAAGCATTTAATCAGTCCGAAATTGGCTCACTCGGAAATAGCAGGGTCCGTTTTATTATCAGATGATGAAGCGGTCAGTGTGATGGTCAATGAAGAAGATCATATTCGCATACAATGTATTTTCCCGGGAATGCAGTTAAACGAAGCATGGCGTCAGGCAAACCATATAGATGACGTCCTTGAAAAAGAACTGCCCTATGCATTTGATGAACAGTTTGGCTATTTAACGAGTTGTCCGACGAATACGGGCACTGGCCTACGGGCATCGGTGATGATGCATTTACCAGCACTCACTATGACAAAGCAAATGGATCGCATTGTAACAGCGATTACACGTCTCGGGATGGTCGTACGAGGAATCTACGGAGAAGGTAGTGAAGCCCTCGGCAATGTGTATCAAGTATCAAATCAAACAACTCTCGGGAAATCAGAAGAAGATATCTTAACTGATTTGCAAAGCATCACGGAACAAATTATTCAAAAAGAACGTGAAGCAAGAGCGGCTCTCTTACATACGAGACCGAATGTATTGGAAGATCGTCTGTATCGTTCACTTGGTGTTTTGACGTATGCACGGCTTTTAACAACAGAAGAAGCGGGACGCTGTTTATCAGACGTGCGTCTTGGCATCGATCTAGGTTTGATTAAAGGTGTCGATGTTTCAATTTTGAATGAATGCATGGTTTTCATGCAACCAGGTTTTTTACAGAAGTATGCAGATACGTCCCTGCAACCCGAAGAACGCGATGTGTTTCGGGCAAAGTTGTTTAGGGAACGGTTGCAAGTAGACAATAATTTAGACAATGAAGGAGAGGAACCTCATGATGTTTAA
- a CDS encoding helix-turn-helix transcriptional regulator, producing MHVYVLTKDSLEAQGIKWMISSQLRDVFVELGDSVTTLQKDMVSREFDFYIIDMDLWSASEESILPSGARWLGVSSDRTFQTAYRALKHKAEDLLFRPFQPEHLIKHIQQTRFRVRNEKKGIPQLDAYQESNFTYEDLLLAKTYPRTSVLLSAIVPASREEGTQLVKSLEEFAFPSHFELFPFTNFIVVVHRLPELESMQEAYLAFYASWKRQSNTLLSIYLYESPGDQDIRSLYQKMRRFQERVFYDGYDILSVEAEDLSWCEMDPFLSPIEQRMWIEMLGKQDVKAIRQWLEQDFLTLEAPYPDPEMVRIRLTSVLAQIRRYMSANSIQNPPLEKQYHQLFQDIIREPVMYHIIQSFGDFTADLMKVTSLVESGTSNFSDRVRMMMESNYWDSNWNLAACADALQMNKSTLSRRFSKSTGKNFRETLQEIRLGEAKRLLKETNATLEEVSRLAGFTHQSYFNAKFRASTGKTPTQYRFNWGR from the coding sequence ATGCATGTATACGTTCTGACGAAGGACTCACTAGAAGCACAAGGAATAAAATGGATGATTTCTTCGCAGTTACGAGATGTTTTTGTGGAATTGGGGGACTCAGTCACTACTCTACAAAAAGATATGGTTTCCAGGGAATTTGATTTTTATATTATTGATATGGACTTATGGTCTGCCTCGGAAGAAAGTATCCTGCCTTCAGGAGCGAGGTGGCTAGGGGTATCCTCAGATCGAACGTTTCAAACTGCATACCGTGCACTTAAACATAAAGCGGAAGATTTATTGTTCCGTCCTTTCCAGCCCGAACATCTGATTAAGCATATCCAGCAAACGCGTTTTCGTGTGCGCAACGAAAAGAAAGGGATTCCTCAACTGGATGCATATCAAGAATCGAATTTTACATATGAAGATTTATTGTTGGCGAAAACGTACCCAAGGACTTCTGTACTCTTAAGTGCAATTGTTCCTGCGAGCCGGGAAGAGGGAACGCAATTGGTGAAATCGCTGGAAGAGTTCGCATTCCCCTCGCATTTTGAACTATTTCCGTTTACTAATTTTATTGTTGTTGTACACCGACTACCTGAACTTGAAAGCATGCAGGAAGCCTATCTGGCGTTTTATGCGTCTTGGAAACGCCAATCCAATACACTATTGTCCATTTACTTATACGAATCACCTGGCGACCAAGATATTCGTTCACTTTATCAAAAAATGCGTCGCTTCCAAGAACGTGTTTTTTATGATGGCTATGATATTTTATCCGTTGAAGCTGAAGATTTATCGTGGTGTGAAATGGATCCGTTTTTGTCTCCCATAGAGCAACGCATGTGGATTGAAATGCTAGGAAAACAGGACGTTAAAGCAATTCGTCAATGGTTGGAGCAAGATTTTCTAACCCTTGAAGCACCTTACCCGGATCCTGAAATGGTGCGAATCCGTTTGACTAGTGTTCTTGCGCAAATCAGAAGATATATGTCGGCCAATTCGATTCAAAATCCCCCCCTTGAAAAACAGTACCATCAACTATTTCAAGACATCATCCGCGAGCCGGTTATGTATCACATCATTCAAAGCTTTGGTGACTTCACAGCGGATTTGATGAAAGTAACAAGTTTAGTGGAATCAGGGACGTCTAATTTCTCAGATAGAGTAAGAATGATGATGGAATCAAATTATTGGGATTCGAATTGGAACTTGGCGGCTTGTGCAGATGCTTTGCAAATGAATAAAAGCACATTAAGTCGAAGGTTTTCGAAAAGTACAGGCAAGAATTTCAGGGAAACGCTACAAGAAATTCGCCTTGGAGAAGCAAAACGATTATTAAAAGAAACAAACGCAACTTTAGAAGAAGTATCGAGATTGGCGGGTTTCACACATCAATCTTATTTCAATGCGAAGTTCAGAGCATCAACTGGAAAGACCCCAACCCAGTATCGATTTAATTGGGGAAGATGA